From a region of the Nitrospira sp. genome:
- the dapB gene encoding 4-hydroxy-tetrahydrodipicolinate reductase: MIKVIVAGAAGRMGCRLVSLIKDSTALMLAGALEGKTHPALGEDAGETAGAGRADVPITDDLSALMERGEVVIDFSAPEATLEHMRTIVRHRRAMVIGTTGFSTTQLEELKSLAQQIPCVFSPNMSVGINLIYKVIAEMARTLGDDYDIEVIEAHHRLKKDAPSGTALKIAEVLARSVNRDLNQVGVYARKGLVGERAKGEIGVQTIRAGDIVGDHTVLFGGMGERIEVTHRASSRDTFAQGALRAARWVVRQPPGLYDMMDVLSLR, encoded by the coding sequence ATGATCAAAGTCATCGTTGCAGGTGCGGCCGGCCGAATGGGCTGCCGCCTCGTGTCGCTGATCAAAGACTCCACTGCTTTGATGCTGGCAGGAGCTTTAGAAGGAAAAACTCATCCGGCACTGGGAGAGGATGCAGGTGAAACCGCCGGAGCAGGACGTGCCGACGTTCCCATCACAGACGATCTCTCCGCTTTGATGGAACGAGGAGAAGTTGTGATCGACTTTTCCGCACCCGAAGCGACTCTTGAACACATGCGGACGATCGTCCGCCATCGGCGTGCAATGGTGATCGGAACGACCGGCTTCTCAACGACTCAGCTCGAAGAGTTGAAGTCCTTAGCCCAGCAGATACCGTGTGTGTTTTCTCCGAATATGAGTGTCGGGATCAACCTGATCTACAAAGTCATTGCCGAAATGGCCAGAACTCTCGGCGACGATTATGACATTGAAGTTATCGAAGCTCATCATCGGCTGAAGAAAGACGCACCGAGTGGCACAGCTCTGAAAATCGCCGAAGTTCTCGCGCGTTCCGTGAACCGCGACTTGAACCAAGTTGGCGTCTACGCTCGTAAGGGGTTGGTCGGCGAGCGAGCCAAGGGAGAAATTGGTGTGCAAACTATTCGCGCCGGCGATATCGTCGGCGATCATACCGTGCTGTTCGGCGGCATGGGCGAGCGAATCGAAGTTACCCACCGAGCCAGCAGTCGCGACACATTCGCTCAAGGAGCTCTCCGTGCCGCGAGATGGGTTGTCCGTCAGCCGCCCGGCTTGTACGACATGATGGATGTCTTGAGCCTTCGTTGA